The following are from one region of the Phycisphaeraceae bacterium genome:
- a CDS encoding HAMP domain-containing histidine kinase: MDRNPPNPMDAEQLLRELDHLQMAVTELQREVEAQASLATVGLLAASIAHEVCNRMTPVAACAQMALREPEDAALTRRALEMAASSAMGIADFARIVLSLAMPSQGTGRECAEPWLAWERVQALVRQKARETQVRFETEIEKGLLVAMPQAALDHVLLNLAMNAIGAMPEGGVLRVVGRGVDEGVEIRLADTGCGMDAATVRRALEPGFSLGRGSGLGLSLCDRLVRAEGGRLSIASEAGAGTTVAVVLPAAKRAG, translated from the coding sequence ATGGACCGTAACCCCCCAAATCCGATGGATGCGGAGCAACTGCTCCGCGAACTCGACCACCTGCAGATGGCGGTCACGGAACTCCAGCGCGAGGTGGAAGCTCAGGCTTCGCTCGCCACGGTCGGGCTGCTTGCGGCATCAATCGCGCATGAGGTGTGCAATCGGATGACCCCGGTGGCGGCGTGTGCCCAGATGGCGCTGCGGGAGCCGGAGGATGCTGCGCTTACCAGGCGGGCGCTGGAGATGGCGGCTAGCAGTGCCATGGGCATTGCGGACTTTGCACGAATTGTCCTGTCACTCGCCATGCCGAGTCAGGGCACGGGGCGGGAGTGTGCTGAGCCTTGGCTTGCGTGGGAGCGGGTGCAGGCGCTTGTGAGGCAAAAAGCAAGGGAGACGCAGGTCCGATTTGAGACAGAGATTGAGAAGGGGCTTCTGGTTGCTATGCCTCAGGCGGCTTTGGATCATGTGCTACTGAATCTGGCTATGAATGCGATCGGGGCTATGCCAGAGGGGGGGGTCCTGCGCGTAGTGGGGCGGGGTGTTGATGAAGGCGTGGAGATTCGGCTTGCGGACACCGGGTGCGGGATGGACGCTGCTACGGTGAGGCGGGCACTTGAGCCGGGGTTCAGCCTCGGGCGGGGGAGCGGGCTGGGGCTGAGTTTGTGCGATCGGCTGGTGCGGGCGGAGGGGGGGAGACTGAGCATCGCGAGCGAGGCGGGCGCGGGGACGACGGTGGCGGTGGTGCTGCCTGCGGCGAAGCGGGCGGGATAG
- a CDS encoding NUDIX domain-containing protein: MPEIEFIARGLIMRGNCVLICRNRAHKYGFLPGGHIEFGEPAATALAREIEEEAGLSCKVGPLLFISENTFHSKRVHHEVNWVFHVEHLGDDPMPPPQVESKEPQIQFEWVDLAAVVDDDIRPAEIKAWLVAGAEGSPIPMVSAIAGD, from the coding sequence ATGCCAGAGATCGAATTCATCGCCCGAGGCCTCATCATGCGAGGAAACTGCGTCCTCATCTGCCGCAACCGTGCGCACAAATACGGCTTCCTCCCCGGCGGCCACATCGAGTTCGGCGAACCCGCCGCAACCGCCCTCGCCCGCGAGATCGAAGAGGAAGCAGGGCTTTCCTGCAAGGTCGGCCCCCTGCTGTTCATCTCCGAAAATACCTTCCATTCCAAACGGGTCCATCACGAAGTGAATTGGGTGTTCCACGTGGAACACCTTGGTGATGACCCCATGCCGCCGCCTCAGGTCGAATCCAAGGAACCCCAGATTCAGTTCGAGTGGGTGGACCTGGCAGCAGTGGTGGATGACGACATTCGGCCGGCGGAGATCAAGGCCTGGTTGGTTGCTGGTGCCGAAGGATCCCCTATTCCGATGGTCAGTGCCATCGCGGGTGATTGA
- a CDS encoding ParB/RepB/Spo0J family partition protein yields the protein MSNTPAGKSRKLGKGLSALMQPKVPAEVSVPVPLEGPRAEEAGDQVGQGGQGVLMLPVKSLVRSPYQPRLWFDEEEMNKLAQSIRAAGVIQPILVRTSQQNPSKYELMAGERRWQAAQMIGLETIPALVRELSDSDAAQLALVENLQRVDLDPMERAHALRRLHVEFGLTQVELAERIGLERTSVVNLIRVTELEDSIQGFIGRSELSIGHGKVLLMLAPGERRVRIAARAAKNKWSVRELERHLQDGAEGIGPFGGGKPSTTNSPTLSSLERQLGEHLGTRVQIKASKNGTKGKLVVDFYSLDHFDGLMGKMGFEGEG from the coding sequence ATGTCGAACACGCCTGCTGGGAAGTCGAGGAAGTTGGGCAAGGGCCTGAGCGCGTTGATGCAGCCCAAGGTGCCTGCGGAGGTATCGGTGCCTGTTCCGTTGGAGGGACCTCGGGCAGAAGAGGCTGGGGATCAAGTGGGGCAGGGGGGGCAAGGGGTTTTGATGCTGCCTGTGAAGTCGCTGGTGCGGAGTCCGTACCAACCCAGACTCTGGTTTGACGAGGAGGAGATGAACAAGTTGGCGCAGTCGATCCGGGCGGCGGGGGTGATCCAGCCGATTCTGGTGCGGACTTCCCAACAGAACCCGAGTAAGTATGAGTTGATGGCGGGGGAGCGGCGTTGGCAGGCGGCGCAGATGATTGGGCTGGAGACAATCCCTGCGCTGGTACGGGAGTTATCGGACTCTGACGCGGCGCAACTGGCGCTGGTGGAGAATCTGCAGCGTGTGGATCTGGATCCGATGGAGCGTGCGCATGCGCTGCGTCGGCTGCATGTGGAGTTTGGGCTGACGCAGGTGGAGCTGGCGGAGCGGATCGGGCTTGAGCGCACGAGCGTGGTGAATCTGATTCGGGTGACGGAGCTTGAGGATTCGATTCAAGGTTTCATCGGGCGCAGCGAGTTGTCGATCGGGCATGGGAAGGTGTTGTTGATGCTTGCGCCTGGTGAGCGGCGTGTTCGCATTGCGGCGCGGGCGGCGAAGAACAAGTGGAGTGTTCGCGAACTGGAGCGGCACCTTCAGGATGGGGCGGAAGGCATCGGGCCGTTTGGCGGGGGCAAGCCGAGCACGACGAACTCGCCGACGCTGTCGTCACTGGAACGACAACTCGGCGAGCACCTCGGGACGCGGGTGCAGATCAAGGCTTCGAAGAACGGAACGAAGGGGAAACTGGTGGTTGATTTCTACAGCCTGGATCATTTTGACGGGTTGATGGGGAAGATGGGGTTTGAGGGAGAAGGTTGA
- a CDS encoding DDE-type integrase/transposase/recombinase: MRKLSTEQRASILACLVEGNSVASTCRMTGASKITVLRLLADVGTFCASYHDEHVRNLYPARVQVDEAWGFVGAKDKAVLGGANAYGSAWTWVAIDADSKIVIAHLTGNRDADTARAFLWDLSDRIDSRVQLTSDGHGLYKDAVKEAFGGNVDFAQLFKEYGRDLEAERRYSPPVCISTTTVRRCGTPDPQHVSTSFVERQNLTIRMQTRRMTRLTNAFSKKIENHIHALDLHFWWYNFARKHNTIKTTPAVANGLADRPLTAIDLVRMLEGEESRLGSRLAGYLPACSK; this comes from the coding sequence ATGCGTAAACTGAGCACAGAACAACGGGCGTCGATTCTGGCTTGTCTGGTTGAAGGCAACTCCGTTGCCTCAACTTGCCGAATGACTGGCGCGTCCAAAATCACGGTCCTTCGACTCTTGGCCGATGTGGGCACCTTCTGCGCCAGTTACCACGATGAACACGTCCGCAACCTCTATCCAGCCCGCGTCCAAGTGGATGAGGCTTGGGGATTCGTCGGAGCAAAGGACAAAGCCGTCCTTGGTGGCGCAAACGCCTACGGATCGGCTTGGACATGGGTAGCAATCGACGCCGACTCAAAGATCGTCATTGCACACTTGACCGGCAATCGGGATGCAGACACCGCCCGGGCCTTCCTCTGGGATCTCTCCGATCGGATTGATTCCCGTGTTCAACTGACATCAGACGGCCATGGACTGTACAAGGACGCAGTGAAAGAGGCGTTTGGGGGCAATGTGGACTTCGCCCAACTGTTCAAGGAATATGGGCGCGATCTTGAAGCCGAACGCCGTTATAGCCCGCCAGTCTGCATCAGCACTACCACTGTTCGACGCTGTGGAACGCCTGATCCCCAGCATGTTTCAACCTCGTTCGTCGAACGCCAAAACCTCACGATCAGGATGCAGACCCGACGCATGACACGCCTTACCAATGCCTTCAGCAAGAAAATCGAGAACCACATTCACGCGCTGGACCTGCATTTCTGGTGGTACAACTTCGCCCGCAAGCACAACACAATCAAGACAACCCCAGCCGTTGCAAACGGGCTTGCCGATCGACCATTGACCGCGATTGATCTTGTTCGGATGCTGGAAGGCGAAGAATCCAGACTTGGTAGCCGCTTGGCCGGGTATTTGCCCGCATGTTCAAAGTGA
- a CDS encoding P63C domain-containing protein — MTTDPSEMGKKGGKARAEKLSKEEKSRIASVAARARWGKDAPSGAEDDVPEVLCGSPDRPMRLGEVEVACYVLDDERRVIIQRGMMTALDMAQGTAGRGDGDRLSRFLATKALNSLVSKELRDVITSPIRFKTGSSLAYGYEATVLADICDVVLQARKDGTLHYQQEHIADQCEMLLRAFAKVGIVALVDEATGYQYVRQRDALERLLEEFLSEELRRWVKTFPGAYFRELCRLRGVPFRPDMRLPQYFGHLTNDIVYKRLAPGVLQALQERSPKNDQGNRPNKLHQWLSENMGHPKLIQHLGAVIALMRVSEDWASFKKLLDQAAAIPDAHQGGLFNQDDD, encoded by the coding sequence ATGACAACTGATCCGAGCGAGATGGGGAAAAAGGGCGGCAAGGCGCGAGCCGAGAAGTTATCCAAGGAAGAGAAGAGTCGAATCGCCAGCGTCGCCGCCCGTGCGCGATGGGGAAAGGATGCGCCGTCTGGTGCCGAGGATGATGTCCCCGAAGTGCTTTGTGGTTCGCCGGATCGCCCCATGCGGCTCGGCGAGGTTGAAGTGGCGTGCTATGTCCTCGACGACGAACGCCGAGTGATCATCCAGCGGGGAATGATGACCGCCCTCGACATGGCCCAAGGGACTGCTGGTCGCGGGGACGGTGATCGTCTGTCTCGTTTTTTAGCAACAAAGGCACTCAACAGCCTTGTTTCCAAGGAGTTGCGCGATGTGATCACAAGCCCCATCCGGTTCAAAACGGGGTCGTCGCTTGCGTATGGGTATGAGGCCACCGTGCTGGCGGATATCTGCGATGTTGTGCTCCAGGCCCGCAAAGACGGCACACTCCACTACCAGCAAGAACACATTGCCGATCAGTGTGAGATGCTGCTCCGGGCGTTCGCCAAAGTGGGCATCGTCGCCTTGGTTGACGAGGCCACCGGCTATCAGTATGTGCGCCAGCGAGACGCACTGGAGCGACTCCTGGAGGAGTTTTTGTCGGAGGAACTTCGCCGATGGGTCAAGACCTTCCCCGGTGCGTACTTCCGCGAACTTTGTCGGCTTCGTGGGGTGCCATTCCGGCCGGACATGCGCCTTCCGCAGTACTTTGGACATCTAACGAACGACATTGTCTACAAGAGACTCGCCCCGGGCGTTCTACAGGCCCTTCAGGAGCGGAGCCCGAAGAACGACCAAGGCAATCGTCCCAACAAACTGCATCAGTGGTTGAGCGAAAACATGGGCCACCCGAAACTCATTCAGCACCTTGGCGCGGTAATCGCACTCATGCGAGTATCCGAGGACTGGGCCTCATTCAAGAAGTTGCTCGACCAAGCCGCCGCGATTCCTGACGCCCATCAAGGCGGACTCTTCAATCAAGACGATGATTGA
- a CDS encoding HDOD domain-containing protein, translated as MSATVEQREQVVSAAIREISHIATLPEITLKIIDLVEDPKSTAQDLNGVISNDPALCSRILKVVNSSFYGLPGQIGSINRAIVMLGLNAVKNIAIAASLAKLFRGGDLTPSFSARHLWNHANMTAAGAKMIADTLRLGLGDEAYLAGLMHDIGIMVEMQFDRNALIEVVQAMGPGADGAPVADMLKVEAEIFGADHQDFGQALCKKWKFPETFVRVTGYHHRPLELAAQIRTIATVVHVADRLVGDFKDGFRLDLPSLEVGPDVLDALKMTSEQLADVRSRLAEAVTTIDLSM; from the coding sequence ATGAGCGCGACAGTTGAGCAGCGAGAGCAGGTTGTATCGGCGGCGATTCGCGAGATCAGCCATATCGCGACCTTGCCGGAGATCACGCTGAAGATCATTGATCTTGTGGAGGATCCGAAGTCGACGGCGCAGGACCTGAACGGGGTGATTTCGAATGATCCCGCGTTGTGCAGCCGCATTTTGAAGGTGGTGAATTCGAGTTTTTATGGTCTTCCCGGGCAGATCGGGTCGATCAACCGTGCGATTGTGATGCTCGGGCTCAACGCGGTGAAGAACATTGCGATTGCGGCGAGTCTGGCGAAGTTGTTTCGTGGTGGGGATCTGACGCCGAGTTTTTCAGCCCGGCATTTGTGGAATCATGCGAACATGACGGCAGCGGGCGCGAAGATGATCGCGGACACGCTGCGTCTTGGGCTTGGGGATGAGGCGTATCTTGCGGGGCTGATGCATGACATCGGGATCATGGTGGAGATGCAGTTTGATCGCAATGCGCTGATTGAGGTGGTGCAGGCGATGGGTCCTGGGGCTGATGGTGCTCCGGTGGCGGACATGCTGAAGGTTGAGGCGGAGATTTTTGGGGCCGACCATCAGGACTTCGGGCAGGCGTTGTGCAAGAAGTGGAAGTTCCCGGAGACGTTTGTGCGTGTGACGGGGTATCACCACCGCCCGCTGGAGCTTGCGGCGCAGATTCGGACGATTGCGACGGTGGTGCATGTTGCGGACCGTCTGGTGGGGGATTTTAAGGATGGATTCAGGCTGGATCTGCCTTCGCTGGAGGTTGGTCCTGATGTGCTCGATGCGTTGAAGATGACGTCGGAGCAGTTGGCGGACGTGAGGTCACGTCTTGCGGAGGCTGTGACGACGATTGATCTGAGTATGTAA
- the waaF gene encoding lipopolysaccharide heptosyltransferase II: MHERVLIVMPSWVGDLIMATPALRLIRDALPDSHLTAMLRPGLDELLVGTALVQDYLIADARGLFGPWHVARTLKNHRFDTALILPNSFSTAFTVALAGIPRRIGYARDHRSLLLTERIQAPRTPNHWAIIPAVQYYIHLARIMLGQTLTLTPPLLTSLTHAPLDLPPHTLLELAPTPDQHAAATTLLAHAGISTRYAILNPGGNNPAKRWPPERFAALADHLARSHHLAILINGSPAERDLAHAIARSTTTPCTILPDLGISLGSLKALVARAAIMITNDTGPRHIAAALRVPLVTLFGPTDPRWTTIPTHPDAPEIILIANKDLTPEQSANDFPHTSRIDRITLDEVIAAVDQLL, encoded by the coding sequence ATGCATGAACGAGTCCTCATCGTCATGCCATCATGGGTCGGCGATCTCATCATGGCAACGCCCGCCCTCCGACTCATCCGCGACGCACTCCCCGACTCTCACCTCACCGCAATGCTCCGCCCAGGCCTCGACGAACTCCTCGTCGGCACCGCCCTCGTCCAGGACTACCTCATCGCCGACGCACGCGGCCTCTTCGGCCCCTGGCACGTCGCACGCACTCTCAAAAACCACCGCTTCGACACCGCCCTCATCCTTCCCAACTCCTTCTCCACCGCCTTCACCGTCGCCCTCGCCGGCATACCACGCCGCATCGGCTACGCCCGCGATCACCGCAGCCTTCTCCTCACCGAACGCATCCAAGCCCCGCGCACCCCCAACCACTGGGCCATCATCCCCGCAGTGCAATATTACATCCACCTCGCACGCATCATGCTCGGGCAGACCCTCACCCTCACCCCACCGCTCCTCACCAGCCTCACACACGCCCCCCTCGACCTCCCGCCACACACACTCCTCGAACTCGCCCCCACGCCCGATCAGCACGCCGCCGCTACCACCCTCCTCGCACACGCAGGAATCTCCACGCGATACGCCATCCTCAACCCCGGAGGCAACAACCCCGCAAAACGCTGGCCCCCCGAACGCTTCGCCGCACTCGCCGATCACCTCGCTCGCTCGCACCACCTCGCCATTCTCATCAATGGCTCCCCCGCCGAACGCGATCTCGCACACGCCATCGCACGCAGCACCACCACGCCCTGCACCATCCTGCCCGACCTGGGCATCTCCCTCGGCTCGCTCAAAGCACTCGTCGCTCGCGCCGCCATCATGATCACCAACGACACCGGGCCACGCCACATCGCCGCCGCCTTGCGCGTTCCCCTGGTCACCCTCTTTGGCCCGACCGACCCACGCTGGACCACCATCCCCACCCATCCCGACGCACCCGAAATCATCCTTATCGCCAACAAGGATCTCACGCCAGAGCAGTCCGCCAACGACTTCCCGCACACTTCGCGCATCGATCGCATCACGCTCGACGAAGTTATCGCCGCCGTCGATCAACTCCTATAA
- a CDS encoding HAD-IIIA family hydrolase, protein MPPAVFLDRDDTLCRNADLPPEAWGHARPGDLLNPDFVRLLPGALEACIRLQSLGLTLVLVTNQGGVAFSGGTLRDVEACNDRLSQLLTHQGRPLITASYAAPHHIGGSDPRFAIDENWRKPQPGMVLAAARELSLDLARSWFIGDKPRDVEAGIAAGLNPTHCLRIGPGQRFEDLAAAAAHIERSLAPTPPPHIVPASTVSLEADDIALLGSVWPTIRAAASAIAERTGVQMLRLELVGPRLIATLATHRLAALGFAAELRRQTNHWARTRLGRPLWRDDPRPDTNNSPTDDIPEEPWDSSSWFQGHDPEDDPDTDDHGDRNA, encoded by the coding sequence ATGCCCCCCGCCGTCTTCCTCGACCGCGACGACACCCTCTGCCGCAACGCCGACCTCCCGCCCGAGGCCTGGGGCCACGCACGCCCCGGCGACCTCCTCAATCCCGATTTCGTCCGTCTCCTTCCAGGCGCACTCGAAGCCTGCATCCGACTGCAATCGCTCGGCCTCACCCTCGTCCTCGTCACCAATCAAGGCGGCGTCGCATTCAGCGGCGGAACACTCCGCGATGTCGAAGCCTGCAACGACCGCCTCAGCCAACTCCTGACCCACCAAGGCCGCCCGCTCATCACCGCCTCCTACGCCGCCCCCCACCACATCGGTGGCTCCGACCCACGCTTCGCCATCGACGAAAACTGGCGTAAGCCCCAGCCCGGCATGGTTCTCGCCGCCGCACGCGAACTCTCTCTCGACCTCGCTCGCTCATGGTTCATCGGCGACAAACCCCGCGATGTCGAAGCCGGCATCGCCGCAGGCCTCAACCCCACACACTGCCTCCGCATCGGCCCCGGCCAGCGCTTCGAAGACCTCGCCGCCGCCGCCGCCCACATCGAGCGATCACTCGCCCCCACGCCGCCGCCACACATCGTCCCCGCATCAACCGTCAGCCTCGAAGCCGACGACATCGCCCTCCTCGGCTCAGTCTGGCCAACCATTCGCGCCGCCGCAAGCGCCATCGCCGAACGCACCGGCGTCCAGATGCTCCGCCTCGAACTCGTCGGCCCACGGCTCATCGCCACACTCGCCACACACCGCCTGGCTGCACTCGGATTCGCCGCCGAACTCCGCCGACAGACCAACCACTGGGCACGCACACGCCTCGGCCGCCCGCTCTGGCGCGATGACCCCCGCCCCGACACCAACAACTCCCCCACCGACGACATTCCCGAAGAACCATGGGATTCATCCTCCTGGTTCCAGGGCCACGACCCCGAAGACGATCCCGACACCGACGATCACGGTGACCGAAATGCATGA
- a CDS encoding VOC family protein, which yields MTKPIPEGCEGFIPHLVVAGCAKAMDFYKTAFGAEEICRMPAPDGRLMHAEMRIGSNIFYLADDFPEYCGGKSRSATSLGGSPTNLHQYVTNCDAAVDRATRAGATVTMPPADMFWGDRYAVVTDPFGHVWSFATHLKDLSPEEMAKAAAEAGF from the coding sequence ATGACCAAGCCCATCCCAGAAGGTTGCGAAGGTTTCATCCCGCATCTCGTCGTCGCTGGCTGCGCCAAAGCCATGGACTTCTATAAGACCGCATTCGGTGCCGAGGAAATCTGCCGCATGCCCGCGCCCGACGGCCGACTCATGCACGCCGAGATGCGCATCGGCAGCAACATCTTCTACCTCGCCGACGACTTCCCCGAATACTGCGGCGGAAAGTCGCGCAGCGCCACCTCCCTCGGCGGCTCACCGACCAACCTCCACCAGTACGTCACCAACTGCGACGCAGCCGTCGATCGCGCCACCCGCGCCGGCGCCACCGTCACCATGCCCCCCGCCGACATGTTCTGGGGCGACCGCTACGCCGTCGTCACCGACCCCTTCGGCCACGTCTGGTCATTCGCCACACACCTCAAAGACCTCTCACCCGAAGAAATGGCCAAAGCCGCAGCCGAAGCCGGGTTCTGA
- a CDS encoding molybdopterin-dependent oxidoreductase, which translates to MPSITINGKTFPFTPGQKIIEVANNADLEIPQYCYHPGLSIPAQCRICLAEVWAPNPRNDNKLEPLMGGKLLPTCATDCTDGMVVYTDSPKSVANQKAVMEYLLINHPLDCPVCDQAGECTLQDFSYKYGRSASRFEEQKVKQPKKDLGPTIYIYSDRCIMCTRCVRFAREVPGTAELMIEGRGNQSQIDIFPGVALDNELAGNVVDLCPVGALLDKDFLFAQRVWFLKRTPSIDGITASGDNIYLEHNEGRVYRIKPRTNLAINKWWITDEVRYGWKFIHSDARLTQPLRRQHAALVPSTWQRTLDLAAAALRSAAESGKRLGLILSPMLSCEDAYHLARVARQIDPNAAIALGPVPTDGHDKTFPPGASPTDTNAFTMYAEKAPNARGVCRVIDALGPTTSFDDLLKGAESGAISAVIATGNYPSVWATDRVINALHRPTLILIDTLASPLAEAADFVLPAATWAEKAGTFENARNLIQAFEQAIPVVGHSKSEAQIALDLEAVLAGEVLASPASGYADLIVDEGPGQVPAATASVAVERATLYNAADTRTAMATANPALSVFITDVLTPAADRAIESDMPLVAL; encoded by the coding sequence ATGCCCAGCATCACCATCAATGGCAAAACATTCCCCTTCACCCCGGGGCAAAAAATCATCGAAGTCGCCAACAACGCCGACCTCGAAATCCCCCAATACTGCTACCACCCCGGCCTCTCCATCCCCGCCCAGTGCCGCATCTGCCTCGCCGAAGTCTGGGCCCCCAACCCCCGCAACGACAACAAACTCGAGCCCCTCATGGGCGGCAAACTCCTCCCCACCTGCGCCACCGACTGCACCGATGGCATGGTCGTCTACACCGACTCGCCAAAATCCGTCGCCAACCAGAAAGCGGTGATGGAATACCTCCTCATCAACCACCCGCTCGATTGCCCCGTCTGCGATCAGGCCGGCGAATGCACCCTCCAGGATTTCTCCTACAAATACGGCCGCTCCGCAAGCCGCTTCGAAGAACAAAAAGTCAAACAGCCCAAAAAAGACCTCGGCCCCACCATCTACATCTACTCCGACCGCTGCATCATGTGTACACGCTGCGTCCGCTTCGCCCGCGAAGTCCCCGGCACCGCTGAACTCATGATCGAAGGCCGCGGCAACCAGAGCCAGATCGACATCTTCCCCGGCGTCGCCCTCGACAACGAACTGGCCGGCAATGTCGTCGATCTCTGCCCCGTCGGCGCCCTCCTCGACAAGGACTTCCTCTTCGCCCAGCGCGTCTGGTTCCTCAAGCGCACCCCCTCGATCGACGGCATCACCGCTTCGGGCGACAACATCTACCTCGAACACAACGAAGGCCGCGTCTACCGCATCAAACCACGCACCAACCTCGCCATCAACAAATGGTGGATCACCGACGAAGTCCGCTACGGCTGGAAGTTCATCCACTCCGATGCCCGCCTCACGCAGCCCCTTCGCCGTCAGCACGCCGCACTCGTCCCCAGCACTTGGCAGCGCACGCTTGACCTGGCCGCCGCAGCCCTTCGCAGCGCCGCCGAATCGGGCAAGCGCCTCGGCCTCATCCTCAGCCCCATGCTCAGTTGCGAAGACGCCTACCACCTCGCCCGCGTCGCTCGCCAGATCGACCCCAACGCTGCCATCGCGCTTGGCCCCGTGCCCACCGATGGCCACGACAAAACCTTCCCGCCCGGCGCAAGCCCCACCGACACCAACGCCTTCACCATGTACGCCGAGAAGGCCCCCAACGCCCGAGGCGTCTGCCGCGTCATCGACGCCCTGGGCCCCACCACCTCATTCGACGACCTGCTCAAGGGTGCCGAATCCGGCGCGATCTCCGCTGTCATCGCAACCGGCAACTATCCGAGCGTCTGGGCCACCGACCGCGTCATCAACGCCCTGCATCGTCCGACGCTCATCCTCATCGACACTCTGGCAAGCCCCCTCGCCGAAGCCGCCGACTTTGTCCTCCCCGCCGCCACTTGGGCCGAAAAAGCCGGCACCTTTGAAAACGCCCGAAACCTCATCCAGGCCTTCGAGCAGGCCATTCCTGTCGTCGGCCACTCCAAGTCCGAAGCCCAGATCGCCCTCGACCTCGAAGCCGTCCTCGCCGGCGAAGTCCTCGCCAGCCCCGCCAGTGGCTACGCCGACCTCATCGTCGACGAAGGCCCGGGCCAGGTCCCCGCCGCCACCGCATCAGTCGCCGTCGAACGCGCCACCCTCTACAACGCCGCCGACACCCGCACCGCCATGGCCACCGCCAACCCCGCCCTCTCGGTCTTCATCACCGATGTCCTCACCCCCGCCGCCGATCGCGCGATCGAAAGCGACATGCCACTGGTCGCCCTTTAA
- a CDS encoding glycoside hydrolase family 43 protein: MATILSVRGLHVLGLGVLALGLGGCAGRRVSQGPAPEPIAMSGNPVFEGWYADPEGMIFGDRYWIFPTFSAPYDQQLHFDAFSSPDLVTWTKHERVLTSADITWARRAMWAPAVIEKDNRFFLFFGANDIQSDQELGGIGVAVADKPEGPYRDLLGKPLIDRFHHGAQPIDQFVFRDSDGTDYLIYGGWRHCNIARLRDDYRGFEAFDDGEIFKEITPEGYVEGPFMFKRDGRYYFMWSEGGWTGPDYRVAYAIADSVMGPWQRIGVVLQQDPAIATGAGHHSVIRKQGRGGEAGRGGDEWFIVYHRRPLGETDRNHRVVCIDRMEFDEHGFIKPVKITFEGVPASPLKPN; encoded by the coding sequence ATGGCAACAATTTTGAGCGTGCGGGGCTTGCATGTACTGGGCTTGGGTGTGCTGGCGCTCGGCCTTGGCGGGTGTGCGGGGCGTCGCGTTTCACAGGGCCCCGCGCCCGAGCCGATCGCGATGAGCGGCAATCCTGTGTTCGAGGGTTGGTACGCCGATCCTGAGGGCATGATTTTCGGCGATCGGTACTGGATCTTTCCCACCTTTTCCGCGCCGTACGATCAGCAGTTGCACTTCGATGCGTTTTCCTCGCCGGACCTGGTGACATGGACGAAGCACGAGCGCGTGCTGACCTCGGCGGACATCACCTGGGCGCGACGCGCAATGTGGGCGCCCGCTGTCATCGAAAAGGACAATCGTTTTTTCCTGTTCTTCGGCGCGAACGATATTCAGAGCGACCAGGAATTGGGCGGGATCGGCGTGGCCGTTGCGGACAAGCCCGAGGGGCCGTACCGCGATCTGCTCGGCAAGCCGCTCATCGATCGCTTTCACCACGGCGCGCAGCCGATTGATCAGTTCGTGTTTCGTGACAGCGACGGCACCGACTATCTCATCTACGGCGGATGGCGCCATTGCAACATCGCGCGGCTGCGCGATGACTATCGCGGCTTTGAAGCGTTTGACGACGGAGAGATCTTCAAGGAAATCACGCCCGAGGGGTACGTCGAAGGGCCTTTCATGTTCAAACGCGATGGGCGATACTACTTCATGTGGTCCGAAGGAGGCTGGACGGGGCCTGACTATCGCGTTGCGTACGCCATCGCGGATTCGGTGATGGGGCCGTGGCAGCGCATCGGGGTGGTGCTGCAGCAGGACCCGGCCATCGCGACCGGTGCCGGGCACCACAGCGTGATCCGCAAACAGGGGCGCGGCGGCGAAGCCGGGCGCGGCGGCGATGAGTGGTTCATCGTCTACCACCGTCGCCCGCTCGGAGAAACGGACCGCAATCACCGCGTCGTGTGCATCGACCGGATGGAGTTCGATGAGCATGGGTTCATCAAGCCGGTCAAGATCACGTTCGAGGGCGTCCCGGCGTCGCCGCTGAAGCCGAACTGA